A region from the Bacillus sp. Marseille-P3661 genome encodes:
- a CDS encoding FadR/GntR family transcriptional regulator, whose protein sequence is MVEQSFNSEKHPFSKILYNFILQQGFNSGDKLPTERELSEQFGVGRSSVREALSGLKALGILEVRQGSGCYVKEVNLASLLLPIQERIHNKRILVEEIIETRVAIELEIIRLAIKRATPIMLDKVETYLISYEKKSADNNKSTIETSQHFAFERLLAEMAGNRILIMMQNLVHELWRDTTRKGWRHRSIEEANREHMDIFQSIKNKDLASALTKMENHLLWGVKNFDVMNES, encoded by the coding sequence ATGGTTGAACAATCATTTAATTCGGAAAAACATCCTTTTTCGAAGATTTTATACAATTTTATTTTACAACAAGGTTTTAATAGTGGAGATAAACTTCCGACAGAAAGAGAATTATCAGAGCAATTTGGTGTGGGAAGAAGTTCAGTTCGTGAAGCATTAAGTGGATTGAAAGCCTTAGGCATATTAGAAGTTCGACAAGGCTCTGGGTGTTATGTTAAGGAGGTTAATTTAGCCTCGCTCCTTCTTCCAATACAAGAACGAATTCACAATAAACGAATTCTTGTTGAGGAAATCATTGAAACAAGGGTGGCTATTGAGTTAGAAATTATTCGGTTAGCAATTAAAAGGGCCACCCCGATCATGCTAGATAAAGTTGAAACTTACTTAATATCCTATGAAAAAAAATCAGCAGATAATAACAAATCAACCATAGAAACAAGTCAGCATTTTGCTTTTGAACGGCTTTTGGCTGAAATGGCGGGAAATCGTATACTTATTATGATGCAGAACTTAGTTCATGAGTTATGGCGGGATACAACACGTAAGGGATGGCGTCATAGAAGTATAGAAGAAGCTAATCGTGAACATATGGATATTTTTCAAAGTATTAAAAATAAAGATTTAGCTTCTGCACTTACAAAAATGGAAAATCACTTGTTATGGGGCGTTAAGAATTTTGATGTAATGAACGAATCCTAA
- a CDS encoding thiolase family protein, giving the protein MMIQRQKPSAAIVGISELKPVRYTEGATTLGMIAESVRLAALDAGIGKDQIDGLLVGPQVGETPQHVPATVSEYLGLEPRMSNVVDLGGATGAGMLWRAQAYIEAGMCETVVCVLANINEKGKTPRSPNRNPIREFDVPFGASGANTSYALLKKRHMEQYGTTQEQFALIAHWARKNAQLHPDAIFYGKPASVEDILNSPLIVDPLHLLEIVMPVGGGAAVIVTSNKDIINRRRHAPVYMLGAGEKITHRAVSQAPVLEKAPLSYAIPHALEQAGLKVQDMNLLSLYDCYTSVVATTLENAGLCTPGQFGEWMKHHSFGHDGDFPLNTHGGQLGFGQADLAGGMSHIIEAVRQLRHETDQRQIKDARYALITGNGATLSEAAALVLGGEA; this is encoded by the coding sequence ATGATGATACAACGTCAAAAGCCGTCTGCTGCAATCGTTGGGATTAGTGAATTAAAACCTGTTCGCTATACAGAAGGAGCAACAACGCTCGGCATGATTGCTGAATCTGTTCGGTTAGCAGCGCTTGACGCTGGTATCGGAAAAGACCAAATTGATGGCTTGCTAGTTGGCCCTCAAGTCGGAGAAACACCACAGCATGTGCCTGCTACAGTAAGTGAATATCTTGGCCTTGAACCCAGGATGTCAAATGTTGTTGATTTAGGCGGTGCTACAGGTGCAGGTATGCTGTGGCGTGCGCAAGCATACATTGAAGCGGGAATGTGTGAAACGGTTGTGTGTGTGCTGGCTAATATAAATGAAAAAGGCAAAACACCGCGCTCACCTAACCGCAATCCAATTCGTGAATTTGATGTACCGTTTGGTGCATCTGGTGCCAATACATCCTATGCCTTGCTGAAAAAGCGACATATGGAGCAATACGGCACCACGCAAGAGCAATTTGCATTGATTGCACATTGGGCTCGAAAAAATGCCCAGCTCCATCCAGATGCGATTTTTTACGGAAAACCTGCATCTGTTGAAGATATATTGAATTCACCATTGATTGTTGATCCGTTACACTTGCTTGAAATTGTGATGCCCGTTGGCGGCGGTGCCGCGGTAATTGTGACATCGAACAAGGACATTATTAATCGCCGTAGGCATGCGCCTGTATATATGCTTGGAGCAGGGGAAAAAATTACCCACCGTGCTGTGAGTCAGGCACCTGTGTTGGAAAAAGCACCATTAAGTTACGCGATTCCACATGCGTTAGAACAAGCGGGCCTGAAAGTGCAGGATATGAATTTGCTATCTCTATATGATTGTTATACAAGTGTTGTCGCGACTACACTTGAAAATGCAGGTTTATGCACGCCTGGCCAGTTTGGTGAATGGATGAAACATCATTCCTTCGGGCACGATGGAGACTTTCCTCTTAATACGCATGGTGGACAATTAGGGTTTGGACAAGCTGATCTCGCAGGTGGTATGTCACACATCATAGAAGCTGTTCGTCAATTACGTCATGAAACAGATCAGCGTCAAATCAAGGATGCTCGCTATGCATTAATTACGGGTAACGGTGCAACCTTGAGTGAAGCTGCTGCCTTAGTGTTAGGAGGGGAAGCATAA
- a CDS encoding tripartite tricarboxylate transporter permease: protein MLESILSGFSVVMTFQNILLIIMGVAIGIVFGSIPGLSATMAVALCLPITFALPVIPSMSLLIGLYLGGISGGLISAILLKIPGTPASIATTFDGHPMAQKGEAGKALSLGIIFSFLGGLFSIFVLIFVSPPLAQIAIRFTPFDYFSVILFSLTMMAGLSGKSLVKGLLSGMLGMTFAFIGGAPIDGLPRFTMGIKELEGGFNLLPTLIGIFAISEILKAGEETKMYKAATKTVTKVGGLYVSFKEIVSQTGNFLRSSVIGTAIGILPGIGGGISNLISYTVAQKQSKYPEKFGTGIKDGIVASETANNASIGGAMVPLLSLGIPGDTVTAMLIGALMIQGISPGPLMFQTQGELVYSIFAALLIANVVMLILMLGGLKIFVKLLEIPKEILLPLIFAVCIIGAFGVNNRLFDVLTVLIFGVIGYIMQKFDYPLAPIILGFILGPLLEENLRRGLMFSGGELLPFITNPISAFFLVMTAVSIFLSIKKAMLLGKQGANGIKRSA, encoded by the coding sequence GTGCTAGAAAGTATTTTGTCAGGATTCTCTGTGGTTATGACTTTTCAAAACATTTTACTTATCATAATGGGTGTAGCGATAGGTATAGTATTTGGATCTATACCTGGTCTTTCAGCAACAATGGCAGTTGCATTATGTCTACCAATAACATTCGCTTTACCAGTAATACCATCTATGAGTCTACTAATTGGTTTATATCTTGGTGGAATATCAGGTGGTCTTATTTCAGCTATACTTCTAAAAATACCAGGAACACCTGCATCTATTGCAACAACCTTTGATGGCCATCCAATGGCTCAAAAAGGGGAGGCAGGTAAGGCTTTAAGCCTAGGAATAATTTTTTCCTTCCTCGGTGGTCTTTTTAGTATTTTTGTTTTAATCTTTGTTTCACCACCTCTTGCTCAGATTGCAATAAGATTTACACCTTTTGATTATTTCTCTGTTATACTATTTTCTCTTACGATGATGGCAGGACTTTCAGGGAAGTCTCTTGTTAAAGGTCTTTTGAGTGGTATGCTTGGTATGACTTTTGCGTTTATTGGTGGTGCTCCAATTGACGGGTTACCAAGGTTTACAATGGGAATTAAAGAATTAGAAGGGGGATTTAATCTCCTACCAACCCTAATTGGTATATTTGCTATATCGGAAATTTTAAAAGCTGGTGAAGAAACTAAAATGTATAAGGCTGCCACCAAAACTGTTACTAAGGTAGGTGGATTGTATGTCAGCTTTAAAGAGATTGTTTCACAAACCGGAAACTTTTTGCGCTCAAGTGTTATCGGTACCGCAATCGGAATTTTGCCAGGAATTGGCGGTGGCATTTCCAATCTTATTTCTTACACAGTTGCACAAAAGCAATCTAAATACCCTGAGAAGTTTGGTACAGGTATAAAAGATGGGATTGTTGCATCTGAAACGGCTAACAATGCTTCGATTGGAGGCGCAATGGTACCACTTTTATCATTAGGAATTCCTGGTGATACAGTTACTGCCATGTTAATTGGAGCTTTAATGATTCAAGGGATTTCGCCTGGACCATTAATGTTTCAAACCCAAGGTGAATTAGTTTATTCAATTTTTGCAGCTTTACTTATTGCAAACGTAGTCATGTTAATATTAATGCTTGGTGGTTTGAAAATTTTTGTTAAATTACTAGAGATTCCTAAAGAAATATTATTGCCTTTGATTTTTGCAGTGTGTATCATAGGAGCCTTCGGAGTGAACAATAGACTATTTGACGTTTTGACTGTTTTAATTTTCGGGGTTATAGGTTATATTATGCAGAAATTTGATTATCCTTTAGCGCCTATTATATTAGGATTTATACTAGGTCCATTATTAGAGGAAAATTTACGTCGAGGACTTATGTTTTCAGGCGGAGAATTACTTCCTTTTATAACAAATCCTATTTCAGCTTTCTTTTTGGTAATGACTGCTGTATCAATTTTCTTATCAATTAAAAAAGCGATGTTACTTGGAAAGCAAGGTGCTAACGGGATAAAGCGTAGTGCCTAA
- a CDS encoding Zn-ribbon domain-containing OB-fold protein: MGILDKLKDLGVPGPTITPVTQPFWDGITRGEFLVQECGDCEKSVFYPRTHCPHCWSNRLEWKSASGKARLKTWSVVQRPGHPGWQAVTPYVLGIVELEEGPSMMTQLLVESPNQLKIGDHLQVRYVQVNDVTLPFFEKV, encoded by the coding sequence ATGGGTATCCTTGATAAGCTAAAGGATTTGGGTGTGCCTGGTCCAACAATTACTCCTGTAACGCAGCCATTTTGGGATGGGATTACCCGCGGAGAGTTTCTGGTCCAAGAATGTGGCGACTGTGAGAAGTCTGTATTTTATCCACGTACACACTGTCCCCATTGCTGGAGTAACAGGTTAGAATGGAAATCAGCGTCAGGGAAGGCTCGTCTGAAAACGTGGTCTGTGGTCCAGCGACCTGGTCATCCTGGTTGGCAGGCTGTAACACCATATGTACTTGGCATCGTTGAATTAGAAGAAGGTCCATCAATGATGACACAATTATTAGTAGAGTCCCCAAACCAGTTGAAAATTGGCGATCATTTACAAGTTCGATACGTACAAGTTAATGATGTAACGTTGCCGTTTTTTGAAAAAGTTTAA
- a CDS encoding GntR family transcriptional regulator, with amino-acid sequence MKSNTTLSEQAYKILEEKIIKLELKPGEFYSENDLSDLIGIGRMPTREAIKQLSMAHLVRIMPRRGIMITELKSEEIYLQFELRTVLERLLVSRATRLASQSEKQYFLDLADRYEQATMNSDDEAAIKIDDEFNTFLSECARNPFAAQAIAPLYALSRRIYYFQYNVNEELTKEINLGHIKLMRSIAAGNENDAIENFETLMKFINHLNQQNLSSWYS; translated from the coding sequence ATGAAATCTAATACTACACTATCTGAACAAGCTTATAAGATATTAGAAGAAAAAATCATAAAATTAGAATTAAAACCAGGAGAATTCTATTCAGAAAATGATTTAAGTGATTTGATTGGAATTGGAAGGATGCCAACTAGAGAAGCCATTAAACAATTGTCAATGGCTCATTTAGTTAGGATTATGCCTCGTCGTGGAATTATGATAACTGAACTAAAATCAGAAGAAATTTATCTTCAGTTTGAGTTACGTACTGTGCTTGAGAGATTGCTTGTGAGCAGAGCAACACGTTTAGCTAGTCAGTCTGAAAAACAGTATTTTTTGGATTTAGCAGATAGATATGAACAAGCAACCATGAATAGTGATGACGAAGCAGCTATAAAAATTGATGATGAGTTTAATACCTTTTTATCTGAATGTGCAAGAAATCCATTTGCAGCACAAGCAATTGCTCCGCTATATGCGTTATCAAGAAGAATTTATTATTTTCAATACAATGTTAATGAAGAGTTAACAAAAGAAATTAATCTTGGTCATATTAAATTAATGCGTTCAATTGCCGCCGGTAATGAAAATGATGCAATTGAAAATTTTGAAACATTAATGAAGTTTATTAATCATTTAAATCAACAAAATCTATCTTCATGGTATTCGTAA
- a CDS encoding FAD-dependent oxidoreductase — protein MWKQTYIVGENHDYPEFAKVQVVVVGGGAAGIAAAETAARQGLDVLLIERYGFCGGAAVAGLSGTICGMYMSEENSKKPEQVVFGFTEKFRSALAAKGGITPPQKYGNTWVVTHDPFTWKQTAENLLLEQKVNILYHTQVIGVINEEDNIRGVIINTKSGLAAIHADVVIDASGDADVIYRAGYGYTMGKDGQIQNPTMIFKLSGVDVDRFTKFWGNDTISSIEVTNMINESNDNGEFDLPRSKIWIFPTPNKNELLVNATRVLGKDGRDLNVTDPIDHTEAEIMGRYQAKEYADFLKMRIKGCENSFLQDTGVEVGVRQTRSILGEERLTNEDVLSCRKRDDGIARSPWPIELHKGAKPKVEWLLNDYYEIPYKALLPIKGENLMVAGRCLSAEHEALASARVTAQCFEYGHAAGLAASQSIKENKTLRELDGRQIRELLNEDGARL, from the coding sequence ATGTGGAAACAAACATACATAGTTGGTGAGAATCATGATTATCCAGAGTTTGCTAAGGTTCAAGTTGTTGTAGTTGGCGGAGGGGCTGCAGGTATAGCGGCTGCTGAAACAGCGGCTAGACAAGGGCTTGACGTATTGTTAATTGAAAGATATGGTTTCTGCGGAGGAGCTGCAGTCGCAGGCTTATCAGGCACTATTTGTGGTATGTATATGTCAGAAGAAAATTCAAAAAAACCGGAGCAAGTAGTATTTGGTTTTACTGAAAAATTCAGATCTGCTTTAGCTGCTAAGGGTGGTATTACTCCACCGCAAAAATACGGGAATACTTGGGTTGTTACACATGACCCATTTACCTGGAAACAAACAGCAGAAAATCTATTGCTAGAACAAAAGGTTAACATCCTATATCATACGCAAGTAATTGGAGTTATTAATGAGGAAGATAATATCAGAGGAGTCATTATTAACACTAAGTCAGGCTTGGCTGCCATACATGCTGATGTTGTAATAGATGCAAGTGGTGACGCAGATGTTATTTATCGAGCAGGTTACGGCTATACGATGGGAAAAGATGGCCAAATCCAAAATCCGACCATGATATTTAAACTAAGCGGTGTTGATGTGGACCGATTCACCAAATTTTGGGGCAATGATACAATTAGTTCGATAGAGGTAACTAACATGATTAATGAATCCAATGATAATGGTGAATTTGATTTACCAAGAAGTAAAATATGGATTTTTCCAACCCCGAATAAAAATGAGTTATTAGTTAATGCAACAAGAGTATTAGGTAAAGATGGCAGAGATTTAAATGTTACCGATCCTATAGATCACACGGAAGCTGAAATTATGGGAAGATATCAAGCAAAAGAATATGCCGATTTCTTAAAAATGAGAATAAAAGGCTGCGAGAATAGTTTTCTTCAAGATACTGGTGTTGAAGTTGGTGTGCGACAAACAAGATCAATTTTGGGTGAGGAAAGACTAACAAATGAAGATGTTTTAAGTTGCCGAAAACGAGACGATGGTATTGCCCGTTCCCCATGGCCGATTGAGCTGCATAAGGGTGCAAAACCTAAAGTAGAATGGTTACTAAATGATTATTATGAAATACCTTATAAAGCGTTATTACCTATTAAAGGTGAAAATTTAATGGTTGCTGGCAGATGTTTGAGTGCCGAGCATGAAGCATTAGCATCTGCAAGAGTAACTGCACAATGTTTCGAGTACGGGCACGCAGCGGGTTTAGCTGCAAGCCAATCAATAAAAGAAAATAAAACTTTACGAGAGCTCGATGGAAGACAAATACGTGAATTGTTAAATGAGGACGGTGCTAGATTGTAG
- a CDS encoding tripartite tricarboxylate transporter substrate binding protein, with product MKGINFKELKMSKAKRKVTALLTGGILLTMLLAGCASSSTTPESATESEKTPEVSSGDYPNKPVQIITPTGSGGDTDINARVFSKYMEKELGQPFVVTNVTGAGGVIGSRQVKDAAPDGYTALFFHYGTLTQTLMGTADFFILDDFDVVGIPILDNTSVIVTKKGKYKDMKELLDDAKARPGKVNFAIETGTVAHLAGRIIEDQAGVDFNLVDTGAAATKNAALLSGQSDGFFAQYLAVKEYVKSGDFELIGLVADERNPGMPDVPTLKEQGIDFALPKFFYFAFPKGTPDEIESKFQEAMQKVVSNPEAIEEFEKDFLELKYLDPSASADLINQTKDIFAGYVDEMK from the coding sequence ATGAAGGGAATAAACTTTAAAGAATTAAAGATGTCAAAAGCAAAACGTAAGGTAACCGCTCTATTAACAGGTGGTATACTATTAACTATGCTGTTAGCTGGATGCGCTTCTTCATCAACTACACCTGAGTCTGCAACTGAATCTGAAAAGACACCTGAGGTTTCTAGCGGTGATTATCCTAATAAGCCTGTTCAAATTATCACACCAACAGGTAGCGGAGGAGATACGGATATAAATGCACGTGTATTCTCTAAATATATGGAAAAAGAGTTGGGTCAGCCTTTTGTAGTAACGAATGTTACTGGGGCTGGAGGGGTTATTGGTTCAAGGCAGGTTAAAGATGCTGCACCTGATGGATACACAGCACTATTTTTCCATTATGGTACATTAACTCAAACATTAATGGGAACTGCTGATTTCTTTATTCTTGATGATTTTGATGTTGTGGGTATTCCAATCTTAGATAATACAAGTGTTATTGTAACTAAAAAAGGTAAGTACAAAGACATGAAAGAGCTTTTAGATGATGCAAAAGCAAGACCAGGAAAAGTAAATTTTGCAATTGAGACAGGTACTGTTGCCCATCTAGCAGGGCGTATTATTGAGGACCAAGCTGGCGTGGATTTCAATTTAGTTGATACAGGTGCGGCTGCTACTAAGAATGCAGCACTTCTCTCAGGACAGTCAGATGGTTTTTTTGCGCAATATCTTGCCGTTAAAGAATATGTTAAATCTGGTGATTTCGAATTAATTGGGTTAGTTGCTGATGAAAGAAATCCTGGGATGCCGGATGTCCCTACCCTTAAGGAGCAAGGAATTGACTTTGCACTACCTAAGTTTTTCTACTTTGCATTCCCAAAAGGAACTCCAGATGAAATTGAGTCGAAATTCCAAGAAGCAATGCAAAAGGTTGTAAGTAATCCGGAAGCAATAGAAGAATTTGAGAAAGACTTCTTGGAACTTAAATATCTTGATCCTAGTGCTTCTGCAGATCTTATTAATCAGACAAAAGACATTTTTGCTGGGTATGTAGATGAAATGAAGTAA
- a CDS encoding sulfatase-like hydrolase/transferase has product MQSNNESGHTEKNVLLITVDQWPGNLLGCEGKEDFLSPTLDELAKVGVRFENAYSPTPVCIPARRELMTGTGSKTHGDRKFNEFLELPNVPTIAQAFKDNGYQTFGVGKLHVYPQRARIGFDDVILNEEGRKVNFPNEMREDDYTRFINREGHTGLDFAHGMSNNNYITRPWHLPEELHQTSWTSRQMCEQIIRRDPSKPAFWYCGFTAPHPPIVPPQVFLDMYNDMDIEMPHIGEWAKDSEKYPYAASYYSSLYENLKSEKYIKDARKGFYASCTHIDYSIRSIIGTLRDEKVLDNTIIVITSDHGEMLGNHNLWGKNLFYEDSTRVPLIFVPTVDCEEMGFNTTDERLVELKDIMPTLLDMCNLPIPETVEGISLLNKGNKREYVYGELWEDDRATRMIRNEQFKLIYYSVGNQFQLFDVINDPKEMVDLSDHPEYKNVKQELTDILISRLYGSDLDWLNDGELVGKTGKNFEFKPVQENCGILSNRDLLLQRGIR; this is encoded by the coding sequence GTGCAAAGTAATAATGAAAGCGGACACACTGAAAAGAATGTCTTACTCATCACAGTTGACCAATGGCCAGGAAATTTACTCGGTTGTGAGGGTAAGGAAGATTTCCTTTCTCCTACATTAGATGAACTAGCGAAAGTTGGTGTCAGGTTTGAGAACGCTTACAGCCCAACCCCTGTGTGTATACCCGCTCGCCGAGAATTAATGACTGGAACGGGTTCAAAAACACACGGTGATCGGAAGTTTAATGAATTTTTAGAACTGCCAAATGTCCCAACTATCGCTCAAGCATTTAAAGATAACGGTTATCAGACATTTGGAGTTGGAAAGTTGCATGTATATCCACAACGGGCGCGTATTGGATTCGATGATGTAATCTTAAATGAAGAAGGAAGAAAAGTTAATTTCCCAAATGAGATGAGGGAAGACGATTATACCAGATTTATTAATAGAGAAGGTCATACGGGATTAGATTTCGCACATGGTATGTCAAATAACAATTATATAACTAGACCATGGCATTTACCGGAGGAGTTACATCAGACTAGTTGGACATCAAGGCAGATGTGCGAACAAATTATTCGAAGAGATCCATCAAAACCGGCCTTTTGGTACTGTGGATTTACGGCACCACATCCACCTATCGTTCCACCACAGGTATTTTTGGATATGTATAATGATATGGATATCGAAATGCCACACATTGGAGAATGGGCAAAAGACTCTGAGAAATATCCATATGCAGCAAGTTATTACAGTAGCTTATATGAAAACTTAAAATCAGAGAAATATATTAAAGATGCTAGGAAAGGTTTTTACGCATCATGTACACATATCGATTATTCGATTAGATCTATAATAGGGACACTTAGAGATGAAAAGGTTCTTGATAATACAATCATTGTTATTACATCAGACCATGGAGAAATGTTAGGTAATCATAATTTATGGGGTAAAAACCTCTTTTATGAAGATTCAACTAGAGTTCCATTAATTTTTGTACCTACTGTTGATTGTGAAGAGATGGGATTTAACACAACCGATGAACGTTTGGTGGAACTTAAAGATATCATGCCTACGCTGCTTGATATGTGCAATCTTCCTATACCAGAGACAGTAGAAGGGATATCTTTGCTGAATAAGGGTAATAAGAGAGAGTATGTTTATGGTGAACTTTGGGAAGATGATCGAGCAACTAGAATGATTCGAAACGAGCAATTTAAGCTGATTTACTACTCGGTTGGAAATCAGTTCCAACTATTCGACGTGATAAACGATCCGAAAGAAATGGTAGACCTATCCGATCATCCTGAATATAAAAATGTGAAACAAGAGCTGACCGATATTTTGATATCTCGTTTATATGGAAGTGATCTCGATTGGCTGAATGATGGTGAACTTGTTGGTAAAACCGGCAAGAACTTTGAATTTAAACCAGTTCAAGAGAATTGTGGTATTTTAAGTAACAGAGATTTATTACTACAGCGAGGAATTAGATAA
- a CDS encoding anaerobic sulfatase maturase encodes MRNYYESIIKEPLGVMWKTVSEACNLACDYCYYSSCKGRPEKLEVISVEVLKKFIKEYMEKSNGIAVFAWQGGEPLLAGLDFFEKVVSLQAEYAPKNTVISNSIQTNGTLIDENWARFFKKYNFLVGVSLDGPKDINDARRVTGSGVGSFQSIMKGIGQLKAENVDFNILTVLHEDNIDKARELMEFYERENFRFVQFIPCMDFKSQDINRPGKYLITQKEYGDFLCNVFDLWYKDGLPETSIGFFDNMLAVYLHEEAHTCTHRESCPKTLVLEQNGDAYPCDFYIHNDYNLGNIFSSNLETILNHSKLEGFLNKKKTLPKQCESCEYLQLCNGGCPRNRNWYGDLNLQTDFFCQSYKQIYKYADQRMRKVAKNEKARKFEKYIRSGRVLPGRNDMCLCGSGEKFKKCCEPLKQVINL; translated from the coding sequence TTGCGAAACTATTACGAGTCAATTATAAAAGAACCATTAGGAGTAATGTGGAAGACGGTTTCAGAGGCATGTAATCTGGCCTGTGATTACTGCTATTATAGTAGCTGTAAAGGGAGACCTGAAAAACTCGAAGTAATATCTGTTGAGGTATTGAAAAAATTTATAAAAGAATATATGGAAAAGTCAAATGGGATTGCTGTCTTTGCATGGCAAGGAGGAGAACCTTTATTGGCTGGATTAGATTTTTTTGAAAAAGTTGTTTCTCTCCAAGCGGAGTATGCTCCCAAAAATACAGTAATAAGCAATTCAATTCAAACAAACGGAACATTAATTGATGAAAATTGGGCAAGATTTTTTAAAAAATATAATTTTTTAGTAGGGGTAAGTTTAGATGGTCCAAAGGATATTAATGATGCGAGGAGAGTCACAGGTTCAGGCGTTGGTAGTTTCCAATCTATTATGAAAGGAATTGGCCAATTAAAAGCGGAAAATGTAGACTTTAATATACTTACAGTTTTACATGAAGATAATATAGACAAAGCTCGGGAGTTAATGGAGTTTTACGAGAGGGAAAATTTCAGATTTGTTCAATTTATTCCTTGTATGGATTTTAAATCTCAAGATATAAATAGACCAGGAAAATATTTAATTACCCAAAAAGAATATGGTGATTTTTTATGTAATGTGTTTGATTTGTGGTATAAGGATGGTTTACCGGAAACATCAATTGGTTTTTTTGATAATATGTTAGCTGTTTATCTTCATGAGGAAGCTCACACGTGTACTCATCGGGAATCTTGTCCTAAAACGTTAGTTTTGGAACAAAATGGTGATGCCTATCCGTGCGATTTTTATATTCATAACGATTACAACTTAGGAAATATTTTTAGTTCCAATTTAGAAACGATTTTAAATCATTCTAAACTTGAAGGTTTTTTAAATAAAAAGAAAACCCTTCCCAAGCAATGTGAAAGTTGTGAGTATTTACAATTATGTAATGGAGGGTGCCCAAGAAATAGAAATTGGTATGGGGATTTAAATTTGCAAACAGATTTCTTTTGTCAAAGCTACAAACAAATATATAAATATGCCGATCAGCGGATGCGAAAGGTTGCAAAAAACGAAAAGGCAAGAAAGTTCGAGAAATATATAAGGTCAGGTAGGGTATTACCAGGAAGAAATGATATGTGCCTGTGTGGGAGTGGTGAGAAATTCAAAAAGTGTTGTGAACCATTAAAACAGGTTATTAATCTATAA
- a CDS encoding tripartite tricarboxylate transporter TctB family protein has translation MSRYKDIISGTFLFLVAVVLYVATYSIQSFTDAGYGVTFVPRVVAIIIAFLSLLVLIQAIKNAKANSNDVVEKDSEYAPNYKSTFLTFVLIIIYMIMLQPVGFILSTTLYLVLQMFILSNFNRDRKKIILFITISTISSVSLYFIFVNLLSVILPAGILG, from the coding sequence GTGAGTAGATATAAGGATATAATTTCCGGCACGTTTTTATTTTTGGTTGCAGTTGTATTATATGTAGCTACCTACAGTATACAATCGTTTACAGATGCAGGATATGGTGTTACTTTTGTTCCTCGAGTAGTTGCTATTATTATAGCTTTTCTCAGTCTTCTAGTTTTAATACAGGCAATAAAAAATGCAAAGGCAAATAGTAATGATGTTGTTGAGAAAGATAGCGAGTATGCTCCAAACTATAAATCAACATTTCTCACTTTTGTTCTTATTATTATCTATATGATAATGCTTCAACCGGTTGGTTTTATTTTGTCTACGACGCTTTATTTAGTATTGCAAATGTTTATATTATCCAACTTTAATCGCGATAGGAAAAAAATAATACTTTTTATAACGATAAGTACCATTTCTTCAGTAAGCTTATATTTTATATTTGTTAATTTATTATCTGTGATTTTACCTGCAGGTATCTTAGGTTAG